A stretch of Candidatus Margulisiibacteriota bacterium DNA encodes these proteins:
- the rpoD gene encoding RNA polymerase sigma factor RpoD, producing the protein MVNLSAGNNSFDKTEILIKEDVLDEHLEQDKFIDVFATAEVEVEVEVEVDDAKEETEIKEFEEEAEFEGVDVFDEIHKKDIASEDSVKMYLKEIGDLSLLTTEEEQSLAKRIEAGDAEATAKLVSANLRLVVSIAKKYIGRGLLFLDLIQEGNLGLIKAVEKFDYKKGFKFSTYATWWIRQAITRAIADQSRIIRIPVHMVETINKLRKTSRLLLQEKKRKPTDEEIAECTNMSADKIREILTVSLVPLSLEMPVGDEDSNRLGDIVEDKNTATPEDLVLNSMLKEEIKKAMEVLTEREYMVLKLRFGLDDGKPRTLEEVGKVYDVTRERIRQIEAKALAKLRHPLRCDRLKIFLNN; encoded by the coding sequence ATGGTTAACCTTTCAGCAGGTAATAACTCATTTGATAAGACAGAAATATTAATAAAGGAAGATGTACTGGATGAACATTTAGAACAAGACAAGTTTATTGACGTATTCGCAACAGCTGAAGTTGAAGTTGAAGTTGAAGTTGAGGTTGATGATGCAAAAGAAGAAACAGAAATAAAGGAATTTGAAGAAGAAGCAGAGTTCGAAGGGGTTGATGTTTTTGATGAAATTCATAAGAAGGATATTGCTTCTGAAGATTCTGTGAAAATGTATTTGAAGGAAATCGGTGATTTATCACTGCTGACTACTGAGGAAGAACAATCTCTAGCTAAAAGGATAGAAGCCGGCGACGCCGAAGCCACTGCCAAGTTGGTTTCAGCTAATTTGCGTTTGGTAGTAAGTATTGCAAAGAAGTATATTGGAAGAGGTTTGCTTTTTCTTGACTTGATACAGGAAGGAAATTTGGGACTTATTAAGGCTGTCGAAAAGTTTGACTATAAAAAAGGATTCAAGTTTTCTACTTATGCTACGTGGTGGATTAGACAAGCGATAACCAGGGCTATTGCTGATCAATCACGAATTATCAGGATTCCGGTACATATGGTCGAGACGATTAATAAATTAAGAAAAACTTCTCGATTATTGCTTCAAGAAAAGAAAAGAAAACCAACAGACGAAGAAATCGCTGAATGTACTAATATGTCAGCGGACAAAATAAGAGAAATATTAACAGTATCCCTAGTACCACTTTCACTTGAAATGCCTGTTGGCGACGAGGATAGTAATAGACTTGGTGACATTGTCGAAGATAAAAATACAGCTACTCCTGAAGATCTTGTACTCAATAGTATGCTCAAAGAAGAGATCAAAAAAGCCATGGAAGTGTTAACCGAGAGAGAATATATGGTGTTGAAGCTACGGTTTGGGCTTGATGATGGCAAACCAAGAACATTAGAGGAAGTCGGCAAGGTATATGATGTAACTCGAGAGAGAATACGTCAAAT
- a CDS encoding DNA primase yields MLFERVCEYLISKETINEVIEKADIISVIRDYVSLRKRGTNYIGLCPFHNEKTPSFTVSPDKNIWHCFGCNEGGNVLRFITKVENFSFIEAIQYLANRVGVTIEIDASKSYDKKSPILETVNKSAKFYHSLILKEEAKNAYNYLLNRGFSDEHIKHFQIGYAPRSANSLLMFLKNSGAAIDSLISAGLVIKRENGDYIDRFRDRITFPICNSFGDVIAFGARIIPGADESKQAKYINSPENDIYHKGKILYGLHLTKDHIKKGKTALIVEGYMDFLSCYISGIVNVVATLGTAMTIEQARLIKRYADNAVIGYDSDAAGVNAALRAGEILYNLNVDVNIVEFSKKDPDEVIRSEGIESLTNQIVNAIPFTMFKIDKTVAKYNLQVAENVSKAVDEIVVFLDSINDALKTQPIIKQVSDKLKISEESVYSKLRQFRYFKKTGGKDSSKNVKQPTKDKYVKAQEIIIRIISQDCLKRKEVSQELPPEYFVDENMRKIYSIICNNEGSSTSIIEMLDDELLKNRYVSILINDMKEEVNGFWDNVKVLKNFEYEQKRINIEESIKHAQEDNNLEELDNLLKELNNLRLRRVSSTFKQDEESSRNNND; encoded by the coding sequence ATGTTGTTTGAAAGGGTATGTGAGTATTTGATATCTAAAGAAACGATTAATGAAGTTATAGAGAAGGCAGATATAATCTCAGTTATCAGAGATTATGTAAGTCTTCGCAAACGGGGAACTAATTATATTGGACTATGTCCATTTCATAATGAAAAGACCCCGTCCTTTACTGTGTCACCTGATAAAAATATCTGGCATTGCTTTGGCTGCAACGAAGGCGGAAACGTTCTTCGTTTCATAACAAAGGTTGAAAATTTTTCTTTCATAGAGGCTATTCAATATCTTGCTAATAGAGTTGGCGTTACCATAGAGATTGATGCAAGTAAGAGCTATGATAAGAAATCTCCTATACTAGAGACCGTGAATAAATCTGCAAAATTCTACCACTCCTTAATCCTCAAAGAAGAAGCTAAAAACGCCTACAATTATTTGTTAAATAGAGGTTTTAGTGATGAACATATTAAGCACTTCCAGATTGGATACGCCCCTCGCTCCGCCAATTCTCTATTGATGTTTTTAAAGAACTCAGGCGCAGCCATAGATAGTTTAATTTCTGCCGGATTAGTAATTAAGCGAGAAAACGGAGATTATATTGATAGGTTCAGGGATCGCATTACATTCCCGATATGCAATTCTTTTGGTGACGTAATTGCTTTTGGTGCTAGAATAATTCCTGGTGCCGATGAGAGTAAACAGGCAAAATATATTAATTCTCCTGAAAATGATATTTATCATAAAGGCAAAATATTATATGGATTACATTTGACAAAGGATCACATAAAAAAGGGAAAAACTGCATTAATTGTTGAAGGTTATATGGATTTTCTTTCTTGTTATATTTCCGGAATTGTAAACGTTGTTGCAACGTTAGGTACTGCTATGACAATTGAACAGGCCCGTCTTATAAAACGATATGCGGATAATGCCGTTATTGGTTATGATTCTGATGCCGCGGGTGTAAATGCTGCGCTGAGAGCAGGAGAGATCCTTTATAATCTGAATGTTGATGTAAATATTGTGGAGTTTTCAAAAAAGGACCCGGATGAAGTTATTAGATCAGAAGGTATTGAATCTCTTACTAATCAAATTGTAAACGCAATACCGTTTACAATGTTTAAGATTGATAAGACGGTGGCAAAATATAACTTGCAAGTAGCTGAGAATGTTAGCAAAGCAGTAGATGAAATTGTCGTGTTCTTAGACAGCATTAATGATGCTTTGAAAACGCAGCCAATTATTAAGCAAGTATCGGATAAGCTCAAGATATCAGAAGAGTCTGTATATTCAAAGTTAAGGCAATTCAGATATTTCAAAAAAACGGGGGGAAAAGATAGTTCAAAAAATGTTAAACAACCGACAAAAGATAAGTATGTTAAAGCCCAGGAAATCATAATCCGGATAATTTCCCAAGATTGTTTGAAGAGAAAGGAAGTTTCGCAAGAACTTCCCCCTGAATATTTTGTCGATGAAAATATGCGAAAGATATATTCAATTATCTGTAATAATGAAGGCTCTTCAACTTCTATCATAGAGATGTTGGATGATGAGCTTTTGAAAAATCGGTACGTAAGTATTTTAATCAATGATATGAAAGAGGAGGTGAACGGTTTTTGGGATAATGTCAAAGTATTAAAGAATTTCGAGTATGAACAAAAAAGAATTAATATAGAAGAGAGCATTAAGCATGCTCAAGAAGATAACAATTTGGAAGAGCTGGATAATCTTTTGAAAGAGCTAAATAATCTTCGATTGAGAAGAGTTAGTTCAACTTTCAAGCAAGATGAAGAATCTTCAAGAAACAATAATGATTAA
- a CDS encoding pyruvate, phosphate dikinase, protein MANKQVYFFGNGKADGNGKQKDLLGGKGAGLAEMTNSGVAVPAGFTITTEVCDHYYKNGKQMPADLDKEVSENIVKLEASMGMKLGDPSNPLLVSVRSGARESMPGMMDTVLNLGINDKVVEGIIKKTNNPRFAWDSYRRFIQMFSDVAMDVPKHHFEEALTEEKNKFAKKTGRDPKEVKDTDLSADDLKELVNTYKQIFKKEKGEDFPQDPLTQLWASIAAVFNSWNNERAIVYRQKYSIKGLLGTAVNVQAMVFGNMGDTSATGVCFSRNPANGENKFYGEFLINAQGEDVVAGIRTPQKISLESSQEWSEQHGISEADRKSKYPSLEEIMPEAYKQLITYKTNLEKHYRDMQDMEFTIQDGKLYMLQTRNAKRTGFAAIKCAVDMVNEGMIVEKEAVLRVNADQLNEVLRPIFDTNDKVKAQSDDRVLARGLNAGPGAACGQVYFSASEAVEAAEVRKEKVILVRIETTPEDIKGMIVAEGILTAMGGATSHAAVVARQLGTVCVAGCGKLNIDYAKQQMSVGSIVIKQGEFLSIDGFTGEVIAGKIKTKPSEILQVMVEKTLDPSKSELYLEYDRLMKWASGFKKIGIRTNADQPDQSLIARTFGAEGIGLCRTEHMFFGGDRIKAVREMILSDNVEGRLKALVKLLPMQKTDFYDIFKAMEGLPVTIRLLDPPLHEFLPTKVSEIEELAKDMNVSVETLNYKVKSLHEFNPMLGHRGCRLGITYPEIYDMQVKAIIQAAIDIKKSGKDIVPEIMIPLVGDVKELSILKGNAIKVIDEEMKAAGVTLQYMIGTMIEVPRAAITADAIAKEAEFFSFGTNDLTQMTCGFSRDDSGNFLGEYVEKGIYDKDPFQVLDQVGVGELMKIAIEKGKKTNPKIKLGICGEHGGEPATVEFCHNIGLTYVSCSPYRVPIACLAAAHAALKESK, encoded by the coding sequence ATGGCAAATAAACAGGTATACTTTTTTGGAAATGGTAAAGCAGATGGAAACGGGAAGCAAAAAGATCTTCTTGGAGGTAAAGGAGCGGGTCTTGCTGAAATGACTAATTCAGGCGTTGCAGTTCCTGCCGGATTCACAATAACAACAGAGGTGTGTGACCACTATTATAAAAATGGAAAACAAATGCCAGCAGACCTCGATAAAGAGGTGTCAGAAAACATTGTTAAGCTTGAAGCTTCAATGGGCATGAAGCTTGGAGATCCTTCAAATCCATTACTAGTATCTGTACGTTCTGGCGCCAGAGAATCTATGCCTGGCATGATGGATACTGTTTTAAACCTTGGCATTAACGATAAGGTTGTTGAAGGAATTATTAAAAAAACAAATAACCCAAGGTTTGCTTGGGATTCTTATCGACGTTTTATTCAAATGTTTTCAGATGTTGCAATGGATGTACCTAAACATCACTTTGAAGAAGCGCTAACTGAAGAAAAGAATAAATTTGCAAAAAAAACCGGTAGAGATCCAAAAGAAGTAAAAGATACTGATCTTTCAGCCGATGACTTAAAAGAATTGGTTAATACTTATAAGCAGATATTTAAGAAAGAAAAAGGCGAAGATTTTCCTCAAGATCCACTTACACAATTATGGGCTTCTATAGCTGCTGTGTTTAATTCATGGAATAATGAGCGAGCTATTGTATATCGCCAAAAATATAGCATAAAAGGTTTATTAGGGACTGCAGTAAACGTACAGGCAATGGTATTCGGAAACATGGGTGATACCTCAGCTACCGGCGTATGTTTTTCTAGAAATCCGGCTAACGGCGAAAATAAGTTCTATGGTGAATTTTTAATTAATGCCCAAGGCGAGGATGTTGTTGCTGGTATAAGAACTCCTCAGAAGATATCTCTGGAATCTTCACAAGAATGGTCAGAACAGCACGGTATTTCAGAAGCTGACAGAAAGTCAAAGTACCCATCACTAGAAGAAATAATGCCTGAAGCGTATAAGCAATTAATTACGTACAAAACTAATTTGGAAAAACATTACCGAGATATGCAGGATATGGAATTTACGATACAAGACGGCAAGCTCTATATGCTTCAAACCAGAAATGCTAAGCGTACTGGATTTGCTGCCATTAAGTGTGCAGTTGACATGGTTAATGAAGGCATGATAGTCGAAAAAGAAGCTGTTCTTCGCGTAAACGCTGACCAGCTTAATGAAGTTCTTCGTCCGATATTCGATACGAATGATAAAGTAAAGGCTCAGTCAGACGATAGAGTTTTGGCTCGTGGTCTTAATGCTGGTCCTGGTGCTGCTTGCGGACAGGTATATTTCAGTGCCAGTGAAGCTGTAGAAGCTGCAGAAGTAAGAAAAGAAAAGGTAATTCTTGTTAGAATAGAGACTACTCCAGAAGATATTAAGGGTATGATTGTTGCCGAAGGGATTCTTACTGCCATGGGTGGCGCAACTTCACACGCTGCTGTTGTTGCTCGACAATTAGGAACAGTATGCGTTGCCGGATGCGGTAAATTAAATATTGACTACGCAAAACAACAGATGTCAGTTGGTAGCATAGTTATTAAACAAGGGGAGTTTCTTTCAATTGATGGTTTTACAGGCGAAGTAATCGCAGGAAAAATCAAAACCAAGCCTTCAGAAATTTTGCAGGTTATGGTTGAGAAGACTCTTGATCCATCTAAATCAGAACTCTATCTAGAATATGACAGATTAATGAAATGGGCAAGTGGCTTTAAGAAGATTGGTATTCGTACAAATGCGGATCAACCTGATCAAAGCTTAATCGCAAGGACCTTTGGCGCTGAAGGTATTGGTCTATGTCGTACTGAGCATATGTTTTTCGGCGGCGATAGAATAAAAGCTGTGAGAGAGATGATCCTTTCTGATAACGTAGAAGGTAGGCTGAAAGCATTGGTAAAACTACTTCCGATGCAGAAAACTGATTTTTATGACATATTTAAAGCTATGGAAGGGCTTCCGGTAACAATAAGATTACTTGATCCTCCGTTACATGAGTTCTTACCAACTAAGGTATCTGAAATTGAAGAACTTGCAAAAGACATGAATGTAAGCGTTGAAACATTAAACTACAAAGTTAAATCCCTTCACGAGTTTAATCCGATGTTAGGTCATAGAGGCTGCCGCTTAGGTATCACTTATCCTGAAATCTATGATATGCAAGTGAAGGCTATTATCCAGGCTGCTATTGATATTAAAAAGTCAGGAAAAGACATCGTTCCTGAAATCATGATCCCACTTGTAGGTGATGTAAAAGAACTTAGCATTCTTAAAGGAAACGCCATAAAGGTGATTGATGAAGAAATGAAAGCTGCCGGCGTCACTCTGCAATATATGATCGGAACAATGATTGAAGTTCCAAGAGCAGCAATTACTGCAGACGCAATAGCTAAAGAAGCTGAGTTTTTCTCATTCGGAACAAATGACCTTACTCAAATGACGTGCGGTTTTTCTCGTGATGATTCTGGTAACTTCTTGGGCGAGTATGTGGAAAAGGGTATTTATGACAAAGATCCATTCCAGGTTCTAGATCAGGTTGGAGTTGGAGAATTAATGAAGATAGCAATCGAAAAAGGCAAGAAAACAAATCCAAAAATCAAACTCGGTATTTGCGGTGAACATGGTGGAGAACCTGCAACTGTAGAGTTCTGCCATAATATTGGATTAACCTATGTTAGCTGCTCTCCATACAGAGTACCAATAGCATGTTTAGCTGCTGCTCATGCTGCGCTTAAAGAAAGTAAATAA
- the rsfS gene encoding ribosome silencing factor: MLKTEELIEIITNEAEALKANEIEVYDVSKQSNIVDYFIICSGTSNVHVESIANRISDKLREVHEKVSLDGTKSSKWIVIDVGPVMVHVMGVEERSKYNLEQIWKNSSIIYH, encoded by the coding sequence GTGTTAAAAACAGAAGAATTGATAGAAATAATTACGAATGAAGCTGAAGCCTTAAAAGCTAACGAGATTGAGGTTTATGATGTTTCTAAGCAATCAAATATAGTTGACTATTTTATTATTTGTAGTGGAACAAGTAATGTACACGTTGAATCTATAGCAAATCGGATTAGTGACAAATTGCGCGAAGTTCATGAAAAAGTATCATTGGATGGGACTAAAAGCAGCAAGTGGATCGTTATAGATGTAGGTCCCGTAATGGTGCATGTCATGGGTGTTGAAGAAAGATCCAAATATAATCTTGAACAAATTTGGAAAAATTCATCAATTATATATCATTAA
- a CDS encoding HD domain-containing protein codes for MKEDVSVIGLSIDKYSLNDIRGYLEKKLDIRRFVHSLEVAKVAVNIASYYKVSQEKAEIAGLLHDCSRYLTHEEYLAIAIKNGVTPDEIEFKSPVLLHAFVSSIIAEEEYSIIDDDILSAIRKHTTGDADMSELDKIIYIADFIEPTRGLDSRIINHINQYIYKDLNRAAYLVVEEVIAYLKNSNKYIHPRTLSFQLNLMSNINEK; via the coding sequence GTGAAGGAAGATGTATCCGTTATTGGATTAAGTATAGATAAATACTCTCTAAACGACATTCGAGGTTATTTAGAGAAGAAGCTCGATATTCGAAGGTTTGTTCATTCACTCGAAGTCGCAAAAGTGGCTGTGAATATTGCCTCCTACTATAAAGTTTCGCAAGAAAAAGCAGAAATTGCTGGCTTGTTGCATGATTGCTCTCGTTATCTTACACATGAAGAATATCTTGCTATTGCGATTAAAAATGGAGTTACTCCAGACGAAATAGAGTTTAAGAGCCCGGTTCTGTTGCATGCCTTTGTTAGCTCGATCATTGCTGAGGAGGAATATAGTATAATTGATGATGATATTCTTTCTGCAATAAGGAAACATACTACTGGCGATGCTGATATGTCTGAACTTGATAAAATAATATATATTGCAGACTTTATCGAGCCAACCAGGGGATTAGATAGTAGAATAATTAATCATATAAATCAATATATATACAAAGACCTAAATCGCGCTGCTTATTTAGTTGTGGAAGAGGTTATTGCCTATTTGAAAAATAGTAACAAATATATACATCCGCGTACACTTAGTTTTCAATTAAACTTGATGAGTAATATTAATGAAAAATAA
- a CDS encoding DNA methyltransferase: MQNIVKPIETFNIQNRKYLGSKSNLLAPLLKIMIDRVGEIYSFADLFAGTGVVAEGIKKIFPDAQLVVNDILFSNYIIYQAFFGCNNIEVSVPKIYELIDKFNQVDGYYGYVSHNFGGCYFTIENAKIIDEIRDTIEEIYKKREINFKEKSILLTSLIYSIDKCANTCGQYDSYLKHLGSKSMVNGIHKIDNNVYKKLEMKYPNYAVSKNKNLIVSMDANILVEHIHTQVVYIDPPYNTRQYIDNYHILENIVKWNKPEVYGKTKKFKRDLLKSRYSQVKYAELAFRMLIKHIKAEHIFVSYNSEGLLERNEMLTILEKKGHVDIVELPYNVFGNGAGQSKKRVVTEYLFYLKCK; this comes from the coding sequence ATGCAAAACATAGTAAAACCTATAGAAACTTTTAATATCCAGAATAGGAAATATCTCGGATCGAAGTCTAATTTATTAGCACCCTTGCTAAAGATTATGATAGATCGGGTTGGTGAAATATATTCATTTGCAGATTTGTTTGCTGGAACTGGGGTAGTGGCAGAAGGCATAAAAAAAATATTTCCTGATGCTCAGCTTGTAGTTAATGATATTTTATTTTCTAATTATATAATTTATCAGGCTTTTTTCGGGTGTAATAATATTGAGGTATCGGTCCCCAAGATTTATGAACTTATAGATAAATTTAATCAGGTAGATGGTTATTATGGTTATGTTAGTCATAATTTTGGAGGATGCTATTTTACAATAGAGAATGCAAAAATTATAGATGAAATTCGAGATACCATAGAAGAAATATATAAAAAAAGAGAAATCAACTTTAAAGAGAAAAGTATCCTATTGACTAGTCTGATATACTCAATTGATAAGTGTGCCAATACCTGCGGGCAGTATGATTCTTATCTAAAGCATTTAGGTTCGAAATCGATGGTGAATGGGATACATAAAATAGATAATAATGTATATAAAAAACTTGAAATGAAGTACCCAAACTATGCGGTTAGTAAGAATAAAAACTTAATAGTATCTATGGATGCAAATATTCTAGTCGAGCACATTCACACTCAGGTAGTCTATATTGACCCTCCGTATAATACCCGTCAGTATATAGATAATTATCATATTCTTGAAAATATTGTTAAATGGAATAAGCCTGAGGTTTATGGGAAAACCAAGAAGTTCAAGCGCGATTTATTGAAAAGCCGTTATTCTCAGGTAAAATATGCAGAGCTAGCATTTCGGATGTTGATAAAGCATATTAAAGCCGAGCATATATTTGTCAGTTATAATTCTGAAGGATTATTAGAAAGAAATGAAATGCTAACAATTTTAGAGAAAAAAGGCCACGTTGATATTGTTGAATTGCCATATAATGTTTTTGGAAATGGTGCAGGACAGTCTAAAAAAAGGGTTGTTACTGAATACTTGTTTTATCTTAAATGTAAATAA
- the thpR gene encoding RNA 2',3'-cyclic phosphodiesterase: protein MKLTTEYYKLALKMRAFISFKLPYELIYSLKTTTQNLKQFGTDIRWVTQNNYHITISFYESVTETDFEKIFIKLSETYSELSSIKFSLASIEISPNLHHPRLLWFRLSNETHFQEVYKTGNFVDDNKFKPHITLGRFKSSQNIVNLDSHLQNNYSIDKIDKNIYSINTIEFVKSTISDSGPTYSLLKSIRLK, encoded by the coding sequence TTGAAATTGACCACTGAATACTATAAACTAGCTCTTAAAATGAGAGCTTTTATATCCTTTAAATTACCATATGAACTTATTTATTCCCTAAAAACTACTACACAAAACCTTAAACAGTTTGGTACAGATATTCGTTGGGTAACGCAAAATAATTACCATATTACCATTTCTTTTTATGAGAGCGTGACTGAAACTGACTTCGAAAAAATCTTTATTAAACTATCTGAGACTTATTCTGAACTATCATCAATAAAGTTTTCACTAGCGTCTATTGAGATATCCCCGAACTTACATCATCCACGGTTATTATGGTTTAGGCTTAGCAATGAAACCCATTTTCAGGAAGTTTATAAAACAGGAAACTTCGTGGACGACAACAAGTTCAAACCACATATCACGCTTGGTAGATTCAAGTCATCACAAAATATTGTAAATTTGGACTCCCACCTGCAAAATAATTATTCTATCGATAAAATTGATAAAAATATTTATTCAATAAACACTATAGAATTCGTTAAAAGCACAATTTCCGATTCAGGTCCTACATATTCACTACTTAAATCCATAAGACTTAAGTAG
- a CDS encoding SirA-like protein, which produces MVKKEMDCRGLKCPQPLLKVTIEATKMSPGDVLVVRADCHTFETDLRGWAQKMNKVIQEFRNEGTYKTAVIQF; this is translated from the coding sequence ATGGTAAAGAAAGAAATGGATTGCAGAGGGTTAAAATGTCCTCAACCGTTATTAAAGGTTACAATTGAGGCAACTAAAATGAGCCCAGGGGACGTTCTTGTGGTAAGAGCAGATTGTCATACGTTTGAAACTGACCTCCGAGGCTGGGCTCAAAAAATGAATAAAGTTATTCAAGAGTTCAGAAATGAAGGAACATACAAGACCGCCGTTATTCAGTTCTAA
- the atpC gene encoding ATP synthase F1 subunit epsilon, which yields MSDTFNMTVITPERRFFEGKAQYAEVPGYEGDIGIYSSHSPLFSILRPGVIHIEKSEKEIVEVFVAKGFVEIMPDKVNILADYVETVDEIDIERAEKAKQRALAKINTKKHDGIESAYAELQRAEGRLAFARRSK from the coding sequence ATGTCCGATACTTTTAATATGACCGTTATTACTCCGGAAAGAAGGTTCTTTGAAGGGAAAGCTCAATATGCTGAAGTTCCTGGTTATGAAGGGGATATTGGGATTTATTCCAGCCACTCTCCGCTTTTTTCAATATTACGTCCGGGCGTTATTCATATTGAGAAATCGGAAAAGGAAATAGTTGAGGTCTTCGTAGCTAAAGGTTTTGTCGAAATTATGCCGGATAAAGTTAATATTTTGGCTGATTATGTTGAAACTGTAGACGAGATCGATATCGAAAGGGCCGAAAAAGCTAAACAGAGAGCTTTGGCAAAGATCAATACAAAAAAACATGATGGGATAGAGAGTGCTTATGCTGAACTGCAAAGGGCAGAAGGGCGGCTAGCGTTTGCAAGGAGAAGCAAATAA
- the atpD gene encoding F0F1 ATP synthase subunit beta: MSKKIGKIMQIIGPVVDIQFAQADLPKIFDAIHINKDDTLLVMETIQHLGNNTVRCIAMESTDGLVRGAEAVNTGEPIKVPVGAETLGRMINVIGQTIDGKGPIKTSNLFSIHRSAPKLVDQSTETTIYETGIKVIDLLAPYPKGGKIGLFGGAGVGKTVLIMELINNIVVEHGGYSVFAGVGERTREGNDLWLSMKQSGVIDKTALVFGQMNEPPGARFRVALTALTIAEYFRDVESKDVLLFIDNIFRFVQAGSEVSALLGRMPSAVGYQPTLSTDVGSLEERITSTKKGAITSVQAVYVPADDLTDPAPAVTFAHLDATTVLSRQIVELGIYPAVDPLESTSTILDPRVIGEDHYNVANEVKHLLQRYRELQDIIKILGMEELSDEDKVTVNRARKIQRFLSQPFFVAEEFTGRAGKYVSKEDTIRSFTDIVSGKYDSIPEQAFYMVGNIDEVLTKAETLM; this comes from the coding sequence ATGTCTAAGAAAATTGGTAAGATAATGCAGATAATTGGCCCGGTTGTGGATATACAGTTCGCGCAGGCAGATTTGCCGAAAATATTTGATGCAATACACATAAATAAAGATGACACTCTGCTGGTTATGGAAACAATACAGCATCTTGGTAATAATACAGTACGCTGTATCGCAATGGAATCCACCGATGGTCTGGTTCGAGGGGCAGAAGCTGTTAATACCGGTGAGCCAATAAAAGTGCCTGTAGGGGCTGAGACCCTTGGTAGAATGATAAATGTTATTGGACAAACTATAGATGGTAAGGGACCGATAAAGACTTCGAATTTATTCTCAATTCACCGAAGTGCTCCTAAACTTGTTGATCAAAGTACCGAGACGACCATCTATGAGACCGGTATAAAAGTAATAGATTTGCTGGCTCCTTATCCTAAAGGTGGGAAAATTGGTTTGTTTGGCGGTGCTGGAGTAGGTAAGACTGTCCTCATTATGGAACTGATTAATAATATTGTGGTTGAACATGGCGGGTATTCTGTTTTTGCAGGCGTTGGAGAGCGAACAAGAGAAGGCAATGATCTCTGGTTATCAATGAAGCAGTCTGGTGTTATTGATAAAACCGCGCTTGTTTTTGGGCAAATGAATGAGCCTCCGGGCGCACGTTTTAGGGTTGCCCTTACAGCGTTAACTATTGCCGAGTATTTCCGAGATGTGGAATCTAAAGATGTTTTATTGTTTATTGACAATATATTCAGGTTTGTTCAGGCGGGGTCGGAAGTCTCGGCGCTTCTTGGGCGAATGCCTTCTGCGGTAGGGTATCAGCCTACTTTAAGTACCGATGTCGGGTCCCTTGAAGAACGAATTACATCGACCAAAAAAGGCGCAATAACTTCTGTCCAAGCTGTATATGTTCCAGCGGACGATCTTACTGATCCGGCCCCGGCTGTTACTTTTGCACATCTCGACGCTACAACTGTGCTTTCCCGCCAGATTGTTGAGTTAGGGATATATCCGGCCGTTGATCCGTTAGAATCAACTTCAACTATCCTTGATCCTCGTGTTATAGGGGAGGATCATTACAATGTAGCCAATGAAGTGAAACATTTACTCCAAAGATACAGGGAACTTCAGGATATTATCAAAATTCTTGGAATGGAAGAGTTGTCTGATGAGGATAAGGTAACAGTTAATAGAGCAAGAAAGATACAACGGTTTTTATCTCAGCCATTTTTTGTTGCTGAAGAGTTTACCGGAAGAGCAGGCAAATATGTCTCAAAAGAGGATACAATAAGGAGTTTTACGGATATTGTCTCAGGTAAATATGATTCTATTCCTGAGCAAGCTTTTTATATGGTTGGAAACATCGATGAAGTATTAACAAAAGCCGAAACCTTAATGTGA